In the genome of Rhodoferax sp. BAB1, one region contains:
- a CDS encoding efflux RND transporter periplasmic adaptor subunit, translating into MMRLLPKDRRHRLALLALLLGAGGAQANPYDCLIEPNQIVELRSPVEGVIHSVLVKRGDRVQAGQVLVQLDSSVEQSSVELARYRAQVSGRLQSARNRLEYASKKFERSQELHNKEFVAAQARDEAQAEKLLAESAYKEVQEELEVARLEFRQASEALNRRSLRSPFEGVVMDRLLNPGDLAESGTGRKPILKLAQVKPLRVEVVLPIEAYGQIKRLSTAEITPEALGGSYKATVTIVDSVFDAASGTFGVRLELPNSASALPAGVRCKADFPALRGVKGRGVPLSGSAR; encoded by the coding sequence ATGATGAGGCTTTTACCGAAGGACAGGCGCCACCGCCTGGCGCTGCTCGCCCTGCTGCTGGGCGCCGGCGGCGCGCAGGCCAACCCCTACGACTGCCTGATCGAACCCAACCAGATCGTGGAGCTGCGCAGCCCGGTGGAGGGCGTGATCCACAGCGTGCTGGTCAAGCGCGGGGACCGGGTGCAGGCCGGCCAGGTGCTGGTGCAGCTCGACTCCTCGGTGGAGCAGTCCAGCGTGGAGCTGGCGCGTTACCGCGCCCAGGTCAGCGGGCGCCTGCAGTCGGCCAGGAACCGGCTGGAATACGCCAGCAAGAAGTTCGAGCGCTCGCAGGAACTGCACAACAAGGAGTTCGTTGCAGCCCAGGCGCGTGACGAGGCCCAGGCCGAAAAACTGCTGGCCGAATCGGCCTACAAGGAAGTGCAGGAAGAGCTGGAGGTGGCGCGCCTGGAGTTCCGCCAGGCCAGCGAGGCGCTGAACCGCCGTTCCCTGCGCAGCCCCTTCGAGGGCGTGGTGATGGACCGCCTGCTCAACCCCGGCGACCTGGCCGAATCCGGCACGGGCCGCAAGCCCATCCTCAAGCTGGCCCAGGTCAAGCCCCTGCGTGTGGAGGTGGTGCTGCCCATCGAGGCCTACGGCCAGATCAAGCGCCTGAGCACGGCCGAGATCACCCCCGAAGCCCTGGGCGGCAGCTACAAGGCCACCGTCACCATCGTCGACAGCGTGTTCGACGCGGCCAGCGGCACCTTCGGTGTGCGCCTGGAGCTGCCCAACAGCGCGTCCGCGCTGCCGGCGGGGGTGCGCTGCAAGGCGGACTTTCCGGCGCTGCGGGGGGTGAAGGGGCGGGGGGTGCCGCTGAGTGGGTCGGCGCGGTGA
- a CDS encoding HAD family hydrolase — protein MNINDHFRAMVFDVDGTLFDTLPSLAAAANEVLEHAGLRAIAMPLLRPALSEGLVPMFRQALALQTETIPDGTAARLEEDYLALYMQRGLATTRPFPGAAAALEAFATQGLRLAICTNRDRASTDALLAAAAFPVDFEVIVGIGDAPLAKPAADPLLRVLELMGLPPSQVLFIGDSAIDARCAQAAQVRFAAHLGGYASHPDDLLPQVAGFDGYDQLTQWVLKRLPTDKEACHA, from the coding sequence ATGAACATAAACGATCATTTTCGCGCCATGGTATTCGATGTCGATGGCACTCTGTTCGACACCCTCCCTTCCCTGGCGGCCGCTGCCAATGAGGTGCTGGAGCACGCCGGCCTGCGCGCCATCGCAATGCCACTGTTGCGACCGGCCTTGAGCGAAGGGCTGGTCCCGATGTTCCGCCAGGCGCTCGCACTCCAGACCGAGACGATTCCCGACGGGACCGCCGCCCGGTTGGAAGAGGACTACCTGGCCTTGTACATGCAACGCGGGCTCGCGACCACCAGGCCGTTCCCCGGTGCCGCCGCCGCGCTGGAGGCGTTTGCGACCCAGGGCCTGCGACTTGCCATCTGCACCAACCGCGATCGGGCCTCGACGGATGCGCTGCTTGCCGCCGCGGCCTTTCCCGTTGACTTCGAAGTCATCGTCGGTATCGGCGACGCCCCCCTGGCCAAGCCTGCAGCCGACCCGCTGCTGCGGGTGCTTGAACTGATGGGGTTGCCGCCATCACAGGTGCTGTTCATCGGGGACTCCGCCATCGATGCGCGCTGCGCGCAAGCAGCCCAGGTCCGTTTTGCCGCCCACCTCGGCGGTTATGCCAGCCACCCGGACGATCTGCTGCCGCAGGTGGCTGGCTTCGACGGCTACGACCAACTGACTCAATGGGTACTCAAGCGACTGCCCACCGACAAGGAGGCATGCCATGCCTGA
- a CDS encoding carbohydrate ABC transporter permease — MRVHPLNTLMLLSPATVLLVVLLLLPVAVVAVMSLTDWQFGAATLNWIGLANYVELWSDPVFRKSLGNTFLYLVLVTGGAVSIGLGAALLIESDSQLRGFYRTAFFMPVASTLIAMAVVWQFLLHPSAGMVNHVLTIVGLTPRDWLNDRHVALYSLAAIGIWQMSGLALVLFLAGLKSIPQDIRDASALDGIAHPWERFRRITWPLLGPTTLFVVTVCAIRALQVFDTVHVLTRGGPNKSTEVLLHTIYAEGFSFFRMGYASAMTIVFIAGIFFLTQVQHATMERKTHY; from the coding sequence ATGCGCGTCCATCCGCTGAATACCTTGATGCTGCTCTCGCCAGCCACCGTGCTGCTGGTCGTGCTGCTGCTGCTGCCCGTCGCCGTCGTGGCCGTGATGTCCCTCACCGACTGGCAGTTCGGCGCCGCCACCCTGAACTGGATCGGCTTGGCGAACTACGTGGAGCTCTGGAGCGATCCGGTGTTTCGCAAATCCCTGGGCAACACCTTTCTCTATCTGGTCCTGGTCACCGGCGGCGCCGTCAGCATAGGCCTGGGCGCCGCCTTGCTGATCGAGTCCGACAGCCAATTGCGCGGCTTCTATCGCACGGCATTCTTCATGCCCGTGGCCTCGACACTGATCGCCATGGCCGTGGTGTGGCAGTTTCTGCTGCATCCCAGTGCCGGCATGGTCAACCACGTGTTGACGATAGTCGGCCTGACACCACGCGACTGGCTGAACGACCGACACGTGGCGCTTTATTCGCTGGCCGCCATCGGCATCTGGCAGATGTCGGGCCTGGCTCTGGTGCTGTTCCTCGCGGGCCTCAAAAGCATCCCCCAGGACATCCGCGACGCCAGCGCCCTGGACGGGATCGCACACCCGTGGGAGCGCTTTCGCCGCATCACCTGGCCGCTGCTGGGGCCGACGACGCTGTTCGTGGTCACGGTCTGCGCCATCCGTGCCCTGCAGGTGTTCGACACCGTGCATGTGCTGACGCGCGGCGGCCCCAACAAATCGACCGAGGTGCTGCTGCACACGATCTACGCCGAAGGCTTCAGCTTCTTCCGCATGGGCTATGCCAGCGCCATGACCATCGTGTTCATTGCCGGCATCTTCTTCCTCACCCAGGTGCAACACGCCACCATGGAACGAAAGACCCACTACTGA
- a CDS encoding ABC transporter substrate-binding protein: MKRIFLKSMAAGALLACSLAQAQPAVEIVVDYPYAGIFKDVHEKIARDFMAKYPQYKVSFRAPTPGYEEATQQSLRQAVTNQLADVSYQGLNRQRVFVDRDIAVDMTPFIKAEQSWDKMGYDKALLSLGQVGNKQVGIGFSLSTPIVYFNADLVRKAGVAPDQFPTTWEGIAALARKSKAANAGTQSMHLDWEITGNWMWQALVFSNGGTMLTPDEKKVAFDGPAGKAAMQTFALVVKDGEMRNGALNTASQDFVSGNLAILVTSTSRLGLITKQIGSRFDLRTARMPIEKNGRLPAGGNVAMMFAKDPAKQKAAWEYIKFATGPLGATAMVHGTGYFPANTIPANDANLLKSFYEQNPNHLTAIKQLPVLTGWYAFPGENGLKITDVIKDHIQTVISKETTPEKALAAMSRDVQALLPR, encoded by the coding sequence ATGAAACGAATTTTTCTCAAATCCATGGCGGCCGGCGCGCTGCTGGCCTGCAGCCTGGCGCAGGCCCAGCCGGCGGTCGAAATCGTGGTCGACTACCCCTACGCAGGCATCTTCAAGGACGTGCACGAAAAGATCGCACGTGACTTCATGGCCAAGTACCCGCAGTACAAGGTGTCCTTCCGCGCGCCCACTCCCGGCTATGAAGAGGCAACGCAGCAGTCACTCCGCCAGGCGGTTACCAACCAACTGGCTGACGTCTCCTATCAGGGCCTGAACCGTCAACGCGTTTTCGTCGACCGCGACATCGCCGTTGACATGACACCCTTCATCAAAGCCGAGCAGAGCTGGGACAAGATGGGCTACGACAAGGCCCTGCTGTCCCTCGGCCAGGTCGGCAACAAGCAGGTCGGCATCGGCTTCTCGCTTTCGACCCCGATCGTCTATTTCAACGCCGACCTCGTCCGCAAGGCCGGCGTGGCACCGGATCAGTTCCCCACCACCTGGGAGGGCATCGCTGCGCTGGCACGGAAATCCAAGGCGGCCAACGCCGGCACCCAGAGCATGCACCTGGACTGGGAAATCACCGGGAACTGGATGTGGCAGGCGCTGGTGTTCTCCAATGGCGGCACCATGCTGACCCCCGACGAGAAGAAGGTGGCCTTTGACGGCCCGGCGGGCAAGGCCGCGATGCAGACCTTCGCCCTGGTCGTGAAGGACGGCGAGATGCGCAACGGGGCGCTCAACACCGCAAGCCAGGACTTTGTCTCCGGCAATCTGGCCATCCTGGTCACCTCGACGTCGCGCCTGGGTCTGATCACCAAGCAGATCGGCAGCCGTTTCGATCTGCGCACTGCGCGCATGCCGATCGAGAAGAACGGTCGCCTGCCGGCCGGCGGCAATGTGGCCATGATGTTCGCCAAGGACCCGGCCAAGCAGAAAGCCGCCTGGGAATACATCAAGTTCGCCACGGGACCGCTGGGCGCCACGGCCATGGTTCATGGCACCGGCTACTTCCCGGCCAACACCATCCCCGCCAACGATGCCAACCTGCTCAAATCGTTCTACGAACAAAACCCGAACCATCTGACGGCCATCAAGCAGCTGCCGGTGTTGACGGGCTGGTACGCCTTCCCCGGTGAGAACGGCCTGAAGATCACCGACGTCATCAAGGATCACATCCAGACCGTGATCTCCAAGGAAACCACGCCGGAGAAGGCGCTCGCCGCCATGAGCCGCGACGTACAGGCCCTGCTGCCGCGCTGA
- a CDS encoding ABC transporter ATP-binding protein has translation MPDIQIKGLVKQFGATQVLKGLDLDVRDGEFLTLLGSSGCGKSTLLRLIAGLDQPDAGTIHLGERDLLQLSPSQRDCAMVFQSYALYPHMTVGQNICTPLLMRGLNFWQRLPTLRWLSPAIRRKHAEVEISARKVAQSLGIADLWDRKPAQLSGGQRQRVALARAMVRHPAVFLFDEPLSNLDANLRQTLRAEIRQLHDQLGVTFIYVTHDQHEAMSMSDRVAVMREGRILQLGTPDEIYNQPANIEVARFVGAPRINLLQGEIRGNGSVWLLGRQIGLIDGMQGLNGEPLPCRVGFRPQTRTQALVDGLEIHGRVSAVEYTGAELIATVKLATSEQSCVFCLHNSHPNLRIGELLRVWIPLDQIHVFGADGQRLAFRPHAVLLDAAA, from the coding sequence ATGCCTGATATCCAGATCAAAGGACTGGTCAAGCAGTTCGGCGCCACCCAGGTCCTCAAGGGCCTGGACCTGGACGTACGAGACGGCGAATTCCTCACCTTGCTCGGCTCGTCGGGCTGCGGCAAGTCCACCCTGCTGCGGCTGATCGCCGGCCTGGACCAGCCCGATGCGGGGACGATCCACCTGGGTGAGCGCGACTTGCTGCAACTCTCGCCCAGCCAGCGCGACTGCGCCATGGTGTTCCAGTCCTACGCGCTCTACCCGCACATGACGGTCGGACAGAACATCTGCACACCGCTGCTGATGCGTGGCCTGAATTTCTGGCAGCGCCTGCCTACCCTGCGCTGGCTTTCGCCCGCCATCCGTCGCAAACACGCGGAGGTAGAAATCAGCGCACGCAAGGTCGCGCAAAGCCTCGGCATTGCAGATCTGTGGGATCGCAAGCCGGCCCAGCTCTCCGGCGGTCAACGCCAGCGCGTGGCCCTGGCGCGCGCCATGGTGCGTCACCCGGCCGTGTTCCTGTTCGACGAACCGCTGTCCAACCTCGACGCCAACCTGCGGCAGACCCTGCGCGCCGAGATTCGCCAGCTGCACGATCAACTCGGGGTGACTTTCATCTACGTGACCCACGACCAGCATGAGGCCATGTCCATGTCGGACCGTGTCGCCGTCATGCGTGAAGGGCGAATTCTCCAACTGGGGACGCCCGACGAGATCTACAACCAGCCGGCGAATATCGAGGTCGCCCGTTTTGTCGGTGCGCCCCGCATCAACCTGCTGCAGGGCGAAATCCGCGGCAACGGCAGCGTCTGGTTGCTCGGCCGGCAAATTGGCCTCATTGACGGGATGCAAGGTCTCAATGGCGAGCCTCTACCCTGCCGGGTCGGATTCCGGCCGCAGACAAGAACGCAGGCTCTGGTGGACGGCCTGGAGATTCATGGCCGCGTCAGCGCCGTCGAGTACACCGGGGCGGAGTTGATCGCCACCGTCAAGCTGGCAACGTCGGAACAAAGCTGCGTCTTCTGCCTGCACAACAGTCATCCGAACCTTCGCATCGGCGAGCTGCTTCGCGTCTGGATTCCGCTGGATCAGATTCACGTCTTCGGTGCCGACGGCCAGCGACTGGCCTTCCGCCCCCACGCCGTGCTGCTGGACGCCGCGGCCTAA
- a CDS encoding carbohydrate ABC transporter permease, translating to MNRPSLPFRIARHLLLMTGALVFLTPFIWMVLTSLKPADEVFTRELTLLPTRLAMVENYTEALTRVPLLRYLWNGVVVCAAILVLQILVLLPAAYAFAKLEFRGKTWAWRLVLLALMIPHQATAIPIYVMLHHAGMLNTLSALIVPFSISAFGIFLMRQFFRTVPDDLVHAARLDGMSEFELVWRVMLPTAVPALFAFAIFSVVWHWNDYFWPLLVISSPELATPPLGTMFFRNEEAGINYGPLMAGTVLITAPLLLLFIAAQKRFIEGVTLTGVKG from the coding sequence ATGAACCGGCCTTCACTCCCTTTCCGCATTGCGCGCCACCTGCTGCTGATGACGGGCGCCCTGGTCTTTCTGACCCCGTTCATCTGGATGGTCCTGACCTCGCTCAAGCCGGCGGACGAGGTCTTCACCCGCGAACTGACCCTGCTGCCGACGCGGCTGGCCATGGTCGAAAACTACACCGAGGCCCTGACACGCGTGCCCTTGCTGCGCTACCTCTGGAACGGAGTCGTGGTCTGCGCGGCCATCCTGGTGCTGCAGATCCTGGTACTGCTGCCGGCGGCCTACGCCTTTGCCAAGCTCGAATTCCGGGGCAAGACCTGGGCCTGGCGCCTGGTCTTGCTCGCCCTGATGATTCCGCACCAGGCCACGGCCATCCCCATCTACGTGATGCTGCACCACGCGGGAATGCTCAATACGCTGTCGGCGCTGATCGTGCCCTTCTCGATCTCGGCCTTCGGCATCTTCCTGATGCGTCAGTTCTTCCGCACCGTCCCCGATGACCTCGTGCACGCGGCGCGTCTGGACGGCATGAGCGAGTTCGAGCTCGTCTGGCGTGTGATGCTCCCCACAGCGGTGCCGGCCCTCTTTGCCTTCGCCATCTTCTCGGTGGTCTGGCACTGGAACGACTATTTCTGGCCGCTGCTTGTGATCTCCTCGCCCGAACTGGCCACCCCCCCGCTGGGCACCATGTTCTTCCGCAATGAGGAGGCCGGCATCAATTACGGCCCGCTCATGGCCGGCACCGTCCTCATCACGGCGCCGCTGCTGCTTCTGTTCATCGCCGCCCAAAAGCGGTTTATCGAAGGCGTGACGCTGACCGGCGTCAAAGGCTGA
- a CDS encoding VCBS repeat-containing protein, with translation MKILLPNRVLVLIALSFFCLPSAKAEASPTKEMIAGWWKAASNEEMDLLGKPIQVRLRGKEVAYLVEASFDRGRNEMFRTVIVRPQLQEVREIAEPVRGGIKVFDLDRDGVSEVVAISVGSGQGTESGVKSIVQFDGWDAIVLHQAEFESGCAADLSSCSSTEVSWKFSDLDNDGKLDLVEEVISSEGGANKPATKSKVVRKFIFKNGKLTIFDSRINGANK, from the coding sequence ATGAAAATCCTTTTGCCGAACCGCGTTCTCGTACTCATTGCACTCTCCTTTTTTTGCCTCCCTTCTGCCAAGGCTGAAGCATCTCCGACAAAGGAAATGATTGCAGGTTGGTGGAAAGCAGCGTCGAATGAAGAAATGGATCTGCTTGGAAAACCAATTCAAGTTCGTCTCCGAGGCAAGGAGGTTGCCTACCTTGTGGAGGCTTCGTTCGACCGCGGGCGAAATGAAATGTTCCGCACAGTCATAGTCCGCCCTCAGCTGCAGGAGGTGCGAGAGATCGCTGAGCCAGTGAGGGGGGGTATCAAGGTCTTTGATCTTGACAGAGACGGAGTCTCGGAGGTGGTCGCGATATCTGTTGGCTCTGGGCAGGGAACAGAATCTGGAGTTAAATCCATTGTGCAGTTTGACGGATGGGACGCAATAGTTCTGCATCAGGCTGAGTTTGAATCCGGATGTGCAGCCGACCTTAGTAGCTGCTCCAGTACGGAGGTCTCATGGAAATTTTCGGATCTAGATAACGACGGAAAGCTGGATCTGGTTGAAGAAGTAATTTCTTCAGAAGGTGGGGCAAATAAACCCGCGACCAAGTCCAAAGTGGTACGGAAATTCATTTTCAAGAATGGCAAGCTCACCATTTTTGACTCGCGTATCAATGGCGCAAATAAGTAG
- a CDS encoding DeoR/GlpR family DNA-binding transcription regulator, producing the protein MLKAARHKEIVALVQGGGAVEVTVLAERFQTSPITIRRDLIELQERGLLARTRGGAISGEMIAEGWARYESISYAEREREHVREKRAIAELAAQQVSDGDCILVNGGTTSRHLAEALRGHQNLHVVTNGLTVAMEFARSQNAAVYLLPGTVDFKKMASVSRPAPGAFDDISVRVAFLGVHGISPTGGIGMLSPDEAAMNRCFVDAAQSVTVMVDSSKFSSQAIFRICELKRVTRVITDSGVSDSDRSQVSALGVEVLVASPDDAAG; encoded by the coding sequence ATGCTCAAAGCCGCACGCCATAAGGAAATCGTTGCCCTGGTCCAGGGGGGCGGCGCTGTCGAGGTCACCGTTCTGGCCGAGAGGTTCCAGACCTCACCGATCACCATCCGCCGGGACCTGATCGAGTTGCAGGAGCGCGGACTGCTGGCGCGCACGCGCGGCGGTGCGATCTCCGGCGAGATGATTGCCGAGGGCTGGGCGCGCTACGAAAGCATCAGTTACGCCGAGCGCGAGCGCGAACACGTCCGCGAAAAGCGCGCCATCGCGGAACTTGCGGCGCAGCAGGTCTCCGATGGCGACTGCATCCTGGTCAACGGGGGCACCACCTCGCGCCATCTGGCCGAGGCCTTGCGTGGCCACCAGAATCTGCATGTCGTCACCAATGGACTGACCGTGGCCATGGAATTCGCCCGCAGCCAGAACGCCGCGGTGTATCTCTTGCCGGGTACGGTGGATTTCAAGAAGATGGCGTCGGTGAGCCGGCCAGCACCAGGCGCTTTCGACGATATCTCCGTCAGGGTGGCCTTCCTCGGTGTGCATGGAATCTCCCCGACCGGTGGCATAGGGATGTTGTCCCCGGACGAGGCGGCGATGAATCGGTGCTTCGTTGATGCAGCGCAGTCGGTCACCGTGATGGTGGACTCGTCAAAATTCAGCTCACAGGCGATCTTCCGCATTTGCGAGTTGAAGCGGGTCACGCGTGTTATCACGGACTCGGGTGTCAGCGACAGCGATCGCAGCCAGGTGAGTGCTCTTGGTGTCGAGGTGCTGGTGGCCTCGCCTGACGACGCGGCAGGGTGA
- a CDS encoding DUF2237 family protein, with translation MTTLNVLGTELMPCSYDPLTGFHRDGCCKTDAHDLGSHVICARLTQAFLDFSVASGNDLVTPHPEYRFPGLKAGDRWCLCALRWKAALEAGVAPSVVLECTHLRALDYVTLDQLRAHALLPGKREPQP, from the coding sequence ATGACCACCCTGAACGTCCTGGGCACCGAGCTCATGCCCTGCTCCTACGACCCGCTCACCGGTTTCCACCGCGACGGCTGTTGCAAGACCGACGCGCACGACCTGGGCTCGCACGTGATCTGCGCGCGTCTGACGCAGGCCTTCCTCGACTTCTCCGTGGCCAGCGGCAACGACCTCGTCACCCCGCACCCTGAGTACCGATTCCCCGGCCTGAAAGCCGGCGACCGCTGGTGCCTGTGCGCGCTGCGCTGGAAAGCGGCGCTAGAGGCCGGTGTGGCCCCGTCCGTGGTGCTGGAATGCACGCACTTGCGCGCGCTGGACTACGTCACGCTGGACCAACTGCGCGCGCACGCGCTGCTGCCCGGCAAACGCGAACCCCAGCCCTGA
- a CDS encoding phosphodiesterase: MFKFIHLTDVHLVEQGHALYGLDPARRLARCIDSMLEEHADAALCVVTGDLAHVGHKDAYRQLAEQLGRLPMPVLPILGNHDDRANFREFFPRVPVDANGFIQYEVPVGPYRGLFLDTNEPGVSHGVLCEQRARWLAERLGEDDRPVLLFMHHPAFPLGIPSMDRISLLDTAPFQRALSGKTQRIKHLFFGHVHRPIFGSWHGIPYSTMRGTNHQVALRLDDTAKIPGSHEPPQYSVVLLGEESITVHVHDFLDRSERFWLGE; this comes from the coding sequence ATGTTCAAGTTCATCCATCTCACGGACGTCCATCTCGTTGAGCAGGGGCATGCCCTTTACGGGCTGGACCCGGCCAGGCGATTGGCGCGCTGCATCGACAGCATGCTGGAGGAGCACGCGGATGCGGCGCTGTGCGTCGTGACGGGCGACCTGGCCCACGTCGGCCACAAGGACGCCTACCGGCAGCTGGCCGAGCAGCTCGGCCGCCTGCCCATGCCGGTGCTGCCCATACTTGGCAACCACGACGACCGGGCCAACTTCCGCGAGTTCTTCCCGCGCGTGCCGGTGGATGCCAATGGCTTCATTCAGTACGAAGTCCCCGTCGGCCCCTACCGCGGGCTGTTCCTCGACACCAACGAGCCCGGCGTCAGCCACGGCGTGCTCTGCGAGCAGCGCGCGCGGTGGCTGGCCGAACGGCTGGGCGAGGACGACCGGCCGGTGCTGCTGTTCATGCACCACCCGGCGTTCCCGCTCGGCATACCGTCGATGGACCGCATCTCCCTGCTGGATACGGCACCGTTCCAGCGCGCGCTGTCGGGGAAGACCCAGCGCATCAAGCACCTGTTCTTCGGTCACGTCCATCGCCCGATCTTCGGCTCGTGGCACGGCATCCCGTACTCCACGATGCGCGGCACCAACCACCAGGTGGCCTTGCGGCTCGACGATACGGCCAAGATCCCGGGCAGTCACGAGCCGCCGCAATACAGCGTCGTCCTGCTGGGCGAGGAATCGATCACGGTCCATGTGCACGACTTCCTCGACCGCAGCGAGCGCTTCTGGCTGGGCGAATAG
- the hpxZ gene encoding oxalurate catabolism protein HpxZ produces the protein MEINRPEVLAEVRAAFARYEDALVNNKVEVLDELFWDSPHTLRYGATENLYGYDEIRAFRAGRPSVGLMRELTRTVITTYGSDYATANCEFRRSGSEAIGRQSQTWLRTPAGWRVVAAHVSLLAAPR, from the coding sequence ATGGAGATCAACCGCCCCGAGGTACTGGCCGAAGTGAGGGCTGCTTTTGCGCGCTACGAGGACGCGCTGGTCAACAACAAGGTGGAGGTGCTGGACGAGCTGTTCTGGGACAGCCCGCACACGCTGCGTTACGGCGCCACCGAGAACCTGTACGGTTACGACGAGATCCGGGCCTTCCGCGCGGGGCGGCCCTCGGTGGGCCTGATGCGCGAACTCACGCGCACGGTGATCACCACCTACGGCAGCGACTACGCCACGGCCAACTGCGAGTTCCGTCGCAGCGGCAGCGAGGCCATTGGCCGCCAGAGCCAGACCTGGCTGCGCACGCCCGCGGGCTGGCGCGTGGTGGCCGCGCATGTGAGCCTGCTGGCCGCGCCGCGCTGA